A genomic window from Lotus japonicus ecotype B-129 chromosome 1, LjGifu_v1.2 includes:
- the LOC130730079 gene encoding uncharacterized protein LOC130730079, with protein sequence MAILKISKKHHKLFNNPFPSSASTNIPCVQGSLFINSKTLHTDQTFSIGNDFQLLWSSINGGHLSISHLSQATRSIWSTIPGKAFISAALVDTEVEESRGSFLIKDRDVHLICNHQTIEDIRIINQFDHGLEHEVVADSSYGNAGSDSDQNTDDAEETKLPGLLITGKLFNKTKKNRRLQKHGIQTNMQFEAKGPSAYAKYWVLFNQKTKHQVGFQVKIEKANYVVSRNPVSPAASGIYKGFKKRLSNRKKRLGWWWYFSRPRGFVLVSSVEEEIADLDIPKSKEFNRVWLTYASDENERFYGFGEQFSHMNFKGKRVPIFVQEQGIGRGDQPITFAANLVSYRAGGDSSTTYAPSPFYMTSKMKSVYLEGYDYTIFDLTRLDRVQIQIHGNSVEGRILHGNSPCELIEHFTETIGRLPELPEWIVSGAIVGMQGGTDAVRHIWDELKTHDVPVSAFWLQDWVGQRETMIGSQLWWNWEVDAQRYWGWNELIKELSTQHIQVMTYCNPCLAPVDEKQNKRRNLFEEAKQLDILVKDCTGNPYMVPNTAFDVGMLDLTHPKTGTWFKQILGEMADDGVRGWMADFGEGLPVDAILYSGEDPISAHNRYPELWAQINRELVEEWNSKNKVKEDQEEGLVFFMRAGFRDSPKWAMLFWEGDQMVSWQTNDGIKSSVVGLLSSGISGYSFNHSDIGGYCTVNLPLVKYRRSQELLMRWSELNSFTTVFRTHEGNKPSCNSQFYSNQETLSHFARSAKIYTAWKFYRIQLVKEAAQKGLPVCRHLFLHYPNDERVHHLSYEQFLVGSEFLVVPVLDQGKKKVKAYFTMGESSGWLHIWTGKVFSKQGSEAWVEAPIGNPAVFVKVGSHVGETFVNNLRSLGIL encoded by the exons ATGGCAATCCTTAAGATAAGCAAAAAGCACCACAAGCTTTTCAACAACCCATTCCCTTCTTCTGCTTCAACCAACATTCCTTGTGTCCAAGGTTCTCTGTTCATCAATTCCAAAACGTTACACACAGATCAAACCTTCTCAATTGGCAATGATTTTCAGCTTCTTTGGTCCTCCATCAATGGTGGGCACCTCTCAATTTCTCATCTTTCTCAGGCAACCAGATCCATTTGGTCTACAATCCCAGGGAAGGCTTTTATTTCAGCTGCACTTGTTGACACAGAGGTGGAAGAAAGCAGGGGATCCTTTCTGATCAAAGACAGAGATGTTCATCTGATCTGTAACCATCAAACCATTGAGGATATTAGGATTATCAATCAATTTGATCATGGTTTGGAACATGAAGTTGTTGCAGATTCTTCATATGGGAATGCAGGATCAGATTCAGACCAGAACACTGATGACGCAGAAGAAACCAAGCTTCCTGGTTTGTTGATCACAGGAAAGCTTTTCAACAAGACTAAGAAGAACAGAAGGCTTCAAAAGCATGGAATTCAAACAAATATGCAGTTTGAAGCAAAAGGACCCTCTGCTTATGCAAAGTATTGGGTTTTGTTCAATCAGAAAACCAAACATCAGGTGGGGTTTCAGGTGAAGATTGAGAAAGCTAACTACGTCGTCTCGCGCAACCCGGTCTCTCCGGCAGCTTCAGGAATATACAAGGGCTTTAAGAAAAGGCTGAGTAATAGAAAAAAGAGGCTGGGTTGGTGGTGGTACTTTTCAAGGCCAAGAGGGTTTGTCCTGGTTTCTTCTGTGGAGGAAGAAATAGCAGACTTGGATATCCCAAAATCTAAAGAATTCAACAGAGTGTGGTTGACATATGCAAGTGATGAGAATGAGAGATTTTATGGTTTTGGGGAGCAGTTTTCTCACATGAACTTTAAGGGCAAAAGGGTACCCATTTTTGTTCAAGAACAAGGTATTGGAAGAGGAGATCAACCTATCACTTTTGCTGCTAACTTGGTCAGTTACAG GGCAGGGGGTGATTCAAGTACAACATATGCTCCTTCTCCATTCTACATGACATCAAAAATGAAATCTGTCTACCTTGAAGGATATGATTACACCATTTTCGATCTTACTAGACTTGACAGAGTACAGATACAG ATACATGGAAACTCAGTTGAAGGGAGGATATTGCATGGGAACTCACCTTGTGAACTGATTGAACATTTCACTGAAACCATCGGAAGGCTACCTGAGCTTCCAGAGTGGATAGTATCTGGTGCTATAGTTGGAATGCAGGGTGGCACGGATGCGGTGCGTCATATTTGGGATGAACTAAAGACTCATGACGTTCCTGTCTCAGCATTTTGGTTGCAG GATTGGGTAGGGCAGAGAGAAACAATGATTGGTTCACAACTCTGGTGGAACTGGGAAGTGGATGCACAAAGATATTGGGGGTGGAATGAACTTATCAAAGAACTTAGCACTCAGCATATTCAAGTTATGACTTATTGCAATCCCTGTCTAGCTCCG GTTGATGAGAAGCAAAACAAAAGGAGAAACCTGTTTGAGGAGGCAAAACAGTTGGACATATTGGTGAAAGACTGTACTGGGAATCCATACATGGTTCCAAATACGGCTTTTGACGTTGGAATGCTAGATTTAACGCACCCAAAGACTGGAACTTGGTTCAAGCAGATTCTAGGAGAAATGGCGGATGATGGAGTTAGAGGGTGGATGGCTGATTTTGGTGAAGGCCTTCCTGTTGACGCTATTTTATATTCAG GTGAAGATCCTATTTCAGCTCATAACAGATACCCAGAACTATGGGCCCAAATTAACAGAGAACTTGTGGAAGAATGGAATAGTAAGAACAAGGTGAAGGAAGACCAAGAAGAGGGCTTGGTTTTCTTCATGAGGGCTGGTTTTAGAGATAGCCCCAAGTGGGCAATGCTATTCTGGGAAGGAGACCAAATGGTAAGTTGGCAAACAAATGATGGAATAAAGAGTTCTGTAGTTGGCCTACTCAGCAGTGGAATTTCTGGCTATTCCTTTAACCACAGTGACATTGGAGGATATTGTACAGTAAACTTACCTCTAGTTAAATACAGAAGAAGTCAAGAATTACTTATGCGATGGAGTGAGCtaaattctttcaccacagtcttCCGCACCCATGAA GGAAACAAGCCTTCATGCAACAGCCAGTTTTACTCAAACCAAGAAACTCTGTCACACTTTGCGCGCTCTGCAAAAATATACACAGCATGGAAATTTTACCGAATTCAACTTGTGAAG GAAGCGGCGCAGAAAGGACTACCAGTATGCCGCCACCTATTTCTCCACTACCCTAACGATGAACGCGTGCATCACTTGAGTTATGAGCAGTTCTTAGTTGGTTCTGAGTTCCTAGTGGTGCCTGTCCTTGACCAAGGAAAGAAGAAAGTAAAAGCTTATTTTACAATGGGAGAGAGTAGCGGTTGGCTACATATCTGGAcaggaaaagtattttccaaacAAGGAAGTGAAGCATGGGTAGAAGCTCCAATAGGAAACCCTGCTGTATTTGTTAAGGTTGGCTCCCATGTTGGAGAAACCTTTGTGAATAACCTAAGAAGTTTAGGCATTCTTTAA
- the LOC130730081 gene encoding DNA gyrase subunit B, chloroplastic/mitochondrial-like, which translates to MAPVLLLRPPLLRFMASRYFFTASSFSLRSLPYPHSSSSSTSSLPLSTLSKPRTSFSQRKWSICPLVPCSVTPKAYMSSVPAAEPSQKNESSKAYGSDQIQVLEGLDPVRKRPGMYIGSTGPRGLHHLVYEILDNAVDEAQAGFASRIDVVLLADDSVSITDNGRGIPTDMHPTTNKSALETVLTVLHAGGKFGGAKSGYSVSGGLHGVGLSVVNALSEALEVTVWRDGMEYMQTYSRGKPITILKGLVLPAEKRDLQGTSIRFWPDKEVFTTTIQIDYNTIAGRVRELAFLNPKLTITLRKDDSDPEKVQYNEFFYAGGLVEYVNLLNTDKKALHDVLSFRKEIDGITVDIALQWCEDAYSDTILGYANSIRTVDGGTHIDGMKASLTRTLNSLGKKSKVIKEKDITLSGEHVREGLTCVVSVKVPNPEFEGQTKTRLGNPEVRKVVDQSIQEYLTEYLELHPDVLELVLSKALNAFKAALAAKRARELVRQKSVLKSSSLPGKLADCSSSNPEECEIFIVEGDSAGGSAKQGRDRRFQAILPLRGKILNTERKDEAAMYKNQEIQNLILGLGLGVKGEDFKMDALRYHKIIILTDADVDGAHIRTLLLTFFFRYQRALFDAGCIYVGVPPLYKVARGKQVQYCYDDADLKNIQKAFPPNASYNLQRFKGLGEMMPLQLWETTMNPESRLLKQLKVEDAAEANIVFSSLMGARVDGRKELIRNAANMINMDQLDI; encoded by the exons ATGGCACCTGTGCTTCTTCTTCGTCCTCCTCTGCTTCGCTTCATGGCCTCTCGCTACTTCTtcactgcttcttccttctctcTTCGTTCTCTTCCTTatcctcattcttcttcttcttccacttcttctcttcctctttctACCCTCTCAAAACCCAG GACGAGTTTTTCTCAGAGAAAATGGTCTATTTGCCCTTTAGTACCTTGTTCTGTGACTCCAAAGGCGTATATGTCGTCGGTGCCAGCAGCTGAACCTTCTCAGAAAAATGAAAGTTCTAAAGCTTATGGCTCTGATCAAATTCAG GTACTTGAAGGTTTGGATCCTGTAAGAAAAAGGCCCGGGATGTATATTGGAAGCACTGGCCCCCGTGGGTTGCATCATTTG GTGTATGAGATTTTGGATAATGCTGTTGATGAAGCTCAAGCTGGATTTGCTTCCAGGATTGATGTTGTTTTACTTGCAGATGATTCTGTGagcatcactgacaatggtcgTGGG ATTCCTACTGACATGCATCCAACTACAAATAAATCTGCATTGGAGACAGTCTTGACG GTCTTGCATGCTGGTGGAAAATTCGGTGGTGCCAAAAGTGGCTACTCTGTTTCAGGAGGTTTACATGGTGTTGGTTTATCAGTTGTTAATGCTTTGTCTGAG GCACTGGAGGTAACAGTTTGGCGTGATGGAATGGAATACATGCAGACGTATTCTCGTGGTAAACCAATTACAATTCTGAAAGGCCTTGTGCTTCCTGCTGAAAAGAGAGATCTTCAAGGGACATCAATCAGATTTTGGCCTGACAAAGAAG TATTCACCACCACTATTCAGATTGATTACAACACAATAGCTGGGCGCGTTAGGGAGTTGGCTTTCCTCAACCCAAAG CTTACTATCACGCTTCGTAAAGATGACAGTGATCCAGAAAAGGTCCAATATAATGAGTTTTTCTATGCTGGGGGATTGGTAGAATATGTGAATTTGCTCAACACTGATAAG AAAGCTTTGCATGATGTCCTGAGTTTCAGAAAAGAAATAGATGGAATCACAGTTGATATAGCTTTGCAATG GTGTGAAGATGCATATTCAGATACAATACTAGGATATGCTAACAGTATACGCACTGTTGACGGTGGCACACATATAGATGGTATGAAGGCTTCTTTAACAAGAACACTGAATAGTCTTGGAAAGAAATCCAAAGTCATCAAG GAAAAGGATATCACTTTAAGTGGCGAGCATGTCAGAGAGGGTTTAACTTGTGTTGTCTCAGTCAAGGTTCCAAATCCAGAGTTTGAAGGGCAAACAAAG ACAAGGTTGGGCAATCCAGAGGTGCGAAAAGTGGTTGATCAATCTATTCAAGAGTATCTTACTGAGTATTTGGAATTGCATCCAGACGTTCTTGAGTTAGTGCTATCTAAAGCCCTTAATGCTTTCAAG GCAGCTCTGGCAGCAAAAAGAGCAAGGGAATTGGTGAGACAAAAAAGTGTATTGAAATCTTCATCTCTTCCGGGAAAACTCGCTGATTGTTCATCCTCAAATCCTGAAGAATGTG AAATTTTTATAGTTGAAGGCGATTCAGCTGGAGGAAGTGCAAAGCAAGGGCGTGATAGGCGCTTCCAG GCCATTCTCCCTTTGAGGGGTAAGATTCTGAATACTGAAAGGAAGGATGAAGCAGCAATGTACAAAAATCAAGAGATACAAAATTTAATTCTTGGTCTTGGTCTTGGAGTGAAG GGAGAGGATTTTAAAATGGATGCACTCCGATATCACAAGATTATTATTTTGACTGATGCTGATGTAGATGGTGCCCACATCCGAACTCTGCTATTGACATTTTTCTTTAGATATCAG AGAGCTTTGTTTGATGCAGGTTGCATATATGTTGGTGTTCCGCCACTATACAAG GTCGCTAGGGGAAAACAAGTGCAATATTGCTATGATGACGCTGatcttaaaaatattcagaaggCATTCCCTCCTAATGCTTCATACAACTTGCAAAGGTTTAAAG GGTTGGGAGAGATGATGCCTTTGCAACTATGGGAAACAACCATGAATCCAGAAAGCAGGTTGTTGAAGCAGTTAAAGGTTGAAGATGCAGCTGAAGCAAATATTGTTTTCTCGTCTCTTATGGGTGCTCGG GTGGATGGTCGAAAGGAGCTGATACGAAATGCTGCAAACATGATTAATATGGATCAGTTAGATATTTGA
- the LOC130723206 gene encoding protein MAIN-LIKE 1-like: MAKRKSQGRRKSHVAGSSHDATEDVEDRHTAPDDVEDRHRRLHASFRRVRGRFGEDQDVGGTSNEERRDPCEMIPEPSRQTTPEPSPPSPPSRQTTPEPSPPSRQMTPQSSAESEHEVDVEHEVDVELQVDVEPEVGVELEGDAGARRDEVPVQTEAPFPGGPDDLSLLVRYPHHVAPCLWHHIIGIDPRYPDRGVLKFASAGMKLAKLTCEGEGDDMSAVRQRVEGTGLYPLFSCTYLEIDTPLLSALVERWHEDTSSFHMPFGEMTITLDDVSSILHLPMGDRFYTPGQASREQAAETCVLLLGGVATDYIMEFKAVKTIGLRFGFLQTLYTRALAEHRHDHAARMWLLHLLGSTLFANKSGGHYTSVHWIGMLQHLDRVSEYAWGAIALATLYDALGHASRRKTKQMSGCSSLQVAWVFEHFPPTIIQRIEVPEYTEDQPRACRWIESRAGHAGLMERRVLFDEMTAEDVIWTPYEEHRSHRELDVRALYSGYIRTPIRTAVRPHLPERVMRQFGGVPSIVDGAAVDDYLDWYTGVSHRFIIPDESRADLSAVASLRRAVDLLEQGLEVDDGPPRDTRSRTLLEKCLTVIRDLSRTQGVTFVGVRGGRGRGRGGGGDRGGGRGGGRGRRGRVGRRGRGQ; the protein is encoded by the exons atgGCTAAGAGGAAGAGCCAAGGGCGCAGGAAATCACATGTTGCTGGGAGCTCCCATGATGCCACGGAGGATGTTGAGGATCGCCACACAGCCCCGGATGATGTTGAGGATCGCCACAGACGGCTGCATGCTTCTTTTCGTAGAGTCAGAGGCAGATTTGGTGAGGACCAGGATGTTGGTGGGACATCAAATGAGGAGCGTCGAGACCCTTGTGAGATGATTCCTGAGCCTTCTCGTCAGACGACTCCCGAGCCTTCTCCGCCTTCTCCGCCTTCTCGTCAGACGACTCCCGAGCCTTCTCCGCCTTCTCGTCAGATGACTCCTCAGAGTTCGGCAGAGAGTGAGCATGAGGTTGATGTGGAGCATGAGGTTGATGTGGAGCTTCAGGTTGATGTGGAGCCTGAGGTTGGTGTGGAGCTTGAGGGTGATGCTGGAGCACGACGGGATGAGGTGCCAGTCCAGACAGAGGCACCGTTTCCAGGGGGGCCTGATGATCTGTCACTGTTGGTCCGTTACCCACATCACGTTGCGCCGTGTCTGTGGCATCATATTATAGGCATCGACCCGCGTTACCCCGATAGAGGTGTGTTGAAGTTTGCCAGCGCTGGGATGAAGCTGGCAAAGCTGACATGTGAGGGCGAGGGAGACGATATGAGCGCTGTTCGTCAGCGTGTGGAGGGGACCGGACTCTATCCGCTCTTCAGTTGCACCTATCTGGAGATAGACACACCCCTTCTATCTGCCCTCGTCGAGAGATGGCATGAGGATACCAGCAGCTTCCACATGCCATTCGGGGAGATGACCATCACCCTGGATGACGTGTCATCTATACTTCATTTGCCGATGGGTGATAGGTTTTATACTCCCGGACAGGCCAGCAGAGAACAGGCAGCGGAGACCTGTGTTCTGCTCTTAGGAGGGGTAGCCACGGACTACATCATGGAGTTTAAGGCGGTGAAGACCATTGGCTTGCGATTCGGGTTCTTGCAGACTCTTTACACTAGGGCTCTTGCTG AGCATCGGCATGACCATGCAGCACGGATGTGGCTACTTCACCTCCTCGGCTCGACCTTGTTTGCGAACAAGAGTGGAGGACACTACACTTCTGTCCATTGGATCGGCATGCTGCAGCACCTTGATCGGGTGTCAGAGTATGCGTGGGGCGCCATTGCACTAGCTACACTGTATGATGCACTTGGTCATGCCTCACGGAGGAAGACCAAGCAGATGAGCGGTTGTTCTTCCCTCCAGGTAGCTTGGGTGTTTGAGCACTTCCCACCCACCATTATTCAGCGGATTGAGGTCCCCGAGTACACGGAGGACCAGCCCAGAGCGTGCAGGTGGATCGAGTCCCGGGCTGGGCATGCTGGACTGATGGAGAGGCGAGTTCTCTTCGATGAGATGACGGCAGAGGACGTCATATGGACACCGTATGAGGAGCACAGGAGTCACAGAGAGCTGGACGTCCGAGCTTTATACTCAGGCTACATCCGGACTCCCATCCGGACGGCCGTGCGACCTCATCTTCCTGAGCGTGTGATGCGGCAGTTTGG GGGGGTCCCTAGTATAGTGGATGGAGCGGCAGTAGATGATTACCTGGACTGGTACACCGGTGTATCTCACCGGTTCATCATCCCGGATGAGAGTAGGGCCGATCTCAGTGCTGTG gCTTCTTTGCGTCGGGCCGTTGATTTGCTAGAGCAGGGACTTGAGGTCGACGACGGTCCCCCTAGAGATACACGCTCCCGCACTTTATTAGAGAAGTGCCTCACTGTCATCAGAGACTTGAGCAGGACCCAGGGCGTCACTTTCGTTGGTGTACGAGGAGGCAGAGGTCGAGGCAGAGGAGGAGGCGGAGATAGAGGAGGTGGCAGAGGCGGAGGCAGAGGTCGTAGGGGTAGGGTGGGTCGTAGGGGCAGGGGGCAGTGA
- the LOC130732576 gene encoding uncharacterized protein LOC130732576, with amino-acid sequence MEQDLPTFIRPCKLRGNSSASSRSLIPGPAGVVQAAMIQRSSTTDGHLIPTQQFVRRVVEDGHDTDPDFHSNAWLSALQLGGSATPLGSITHHLERVDLIVAVIKSCTPNGFGDVSVTLKDPTGTVGASVHHKVFTESEFAKDINVGSVMLIQKVAVFSPRKSNCYLNITLPNIVKVFSSDCGPPSETFTDITED; translated from the exons atggaaCAAGATTTGCCCACCTTCATCCGCCCTTGCAAACTCCGAGGCAACTCTTCTGCAAGTTCTCGTTCTCTCATTCCCGGCCCTGCTGGTGTTGTCCAGGCCGCCATGATTCAACGCAGCTCCACCACCGACGGACACCTCATTCCAACCCAACAATTTGTTAGGCGCGTCGTCGAAGACGGTCACGACACTGATCCCGATTTTCACTCCAATGCTTGGCTTTCAGCCCTGCAATTAGGCGGATCTGCAACTCCTCTGGGTTCAATCACTCACCATCTAGAAAGGGTCGATCTCATCGTCGCAGTTATCAAATCATGCACGCCAAACGGATTCGGCGATGTGTCAGTTACCCTGAAG GATCCTACGGGCACTGTCGGTGCTAGTGTCCATCACAAGGTTTTCACTGAAAGCGAATTCGCGAAGGACATAAATGTTGGATCTGTTATGCTTATCCAGAAG GTAGCTGTGTTTTCTCCTAGAAAATCTAATTGTTACCTGAACATAACATTGCCCAACATAGTTAAG GTATTCTCCAGTGACTGTGGACCTCCATCTGAAACATTCACCGACATTACAGAAGATTGA
- the LOC130730082 gene encoding protein FAR1-RELATED SEQUENCE 5-like yields MTEPYLYEEDLLVDAACDAACGSGNVEPPSNIIPWVPPRISVDATHLFTTDQIFDTRDELEQWAKNVGKANGYVLVIARSDYAISGGKVFVTIKCAKHGIYRPYKDPNTFKYKKTASQKTDCKFNLKGRPTKGDRMWWLKVMDGKHNHEPAKSLVGHPYVGRLTEEEKGLVGTMTSTWTPPRQILAALKENNPSNLTTITQVYSCNKRFKKEERGPLTEMQHLMKKLVEAKYVHFERQQADSSEIRDLFWAHPDAVRLFNTFPHVVIMDCTYKTNRYQIPLLEMVGLTSTGLTFSIAFCYIVREHTIDYVWALECMKSLIADDARLPQVIVTDRDLALLSAVKQCLPNCTNLLCRFHINKNVEAKCKVLIGTDDFALSVMENWKCLIYAETVEQFDEEWKEMCVMCKDFPDFISYISTTWLKHKEKFVSAWTNSVLHFGTTTSNRAESAHSTLKRMLKDGRGDLCASWDAVDRLTTVRHNEIKASFERSINLVEHRFKSPMYTNIRGFVSRKAMQLMEDEQNRVMRDGCGCAFQVTHGLPCACALHSYDRIPYEAIHTFWKILGWDHVPIGSQASNQGDLKSEIDGLTAYFNTLDVAGQSMLRRKVKELYCPSSSSLCPPQVKIKPKRSSKAMESKPPSQQKPSLQRDPCYWEHVNNSLKPTPNKVSCPRSKKSKKRKQSSTSIYLDDLPSFFHQYIEKVIDVIADGNCGYRSVAALFRPDIGQDGWPLIREELLVELSENTAYYSNIFGYERVQSLQNRLILPIGTIATEDKWMSLPEMGYLIATRLQVVFISISLKGCYTYLPLRGGAPPEVHPVIAVGHVTNHFVQLKLKPGHPMPTIAPQWPFLAKEPTDQWIFPYAARLATFTAELNAWIDPTGGPQENVFIDLGED; encoded by the exons ATGACTGAACCGTACCTATATGAAGAAGATTTACTGGTTGATGCCGCATGCGATGCCGCATGCGGTTCTGGGAATGTTGAGCCTCCTAGCAATATCATTCCGTGGGTGCCCCCTCGTATAAGCGTGGACGCCACacatttatttacaactgaCCAG ATATTTGATACTCGTGATGAGCTTGAACAATGGGCTAAGAATGTTGGAAAGGCGAATGGTTATGTGCTGGTGATTGCAAGGTCTGACTATGCTATAAGTGGAGGAAAGGTATTTGTTACTATTAAGTGTGCGAAGCATGGTATTTACAGGCCATACAAGGACCCGAATACATTCAAGTACAAAAAGACCGCATCACAAAAGACTGATTGTAAGTTTAATCTCAAAGGACGACCTACGAAGGGTGATAGAATGTGGTGGCTGAAAGTGATGGATGGtaaacacaaccatgaaccagctaaatCACTAGTTGGCCACCCCTACGTTGGTCGACTAACAGAGGAAGAGAAGGGGCTTGTGGGCACCATGACTAGTACTTGGACTCCACCGAGACAAATACTAGCGgcattgaaggaaaacaatccaaGTAACTTGACTACAATCACTCAAGTTTACAGTTGCAACAAAAGGTTTAAAAAAGAGGAGAGGGGaccattgacagaaatgcaacatttgatgaagaagttgGTAGAAGCCAAGTATGTTCACTTTGAAAGGCAACAAGCTGATTCAAGTGAGATTAGGGATCTCTTTTGGGCTCATCCTGATGCGGTCAGactcttcaacacattccctcaTGTGGTCATCATGGATTGCACGTACAAGACAAACAGATATCAGATCCCCTTGCTTGAAATGGTTGGTCTCACTTCTACGGGGTTGACTTTCTCCATAGCATTTTGCTACATAGTTAGGGAGCACACAATTGACTATGTTTGGGCCTTGGAGTGCATGAAGTCTCTTATTGCCGATGATGCCAGATTACCTCAAGTGATTGTGACTGACAGAGATTTGGCTTTACTGAGTGCTGTTAAGCAATGTCTTCCCAATTGTACCAATTTATTATGCCGGttccacataaacaagaatgtggaggcaaagtgcaaagtgttgattggcacggatgattttgcCCTTTCAGTGATGGAGAACTGGAAATGCCTGATTTATGCTGAaacagtggaacaatttgatgaGGAATGGAAGGAAATGTGTGTCATGTGTAAGGACTTCCCAGATTTCATATCCTAcatttctactacatggttaaAGCACAAGGAGAAATTTGTGAGTGCGTGGACCAATTCTGTGTTGCATTTTGGAACTACAACGAGTAACAG GGCTGAAAGTGCACACTCAACCTTGAAGAGGATGCTGAAAGACGGCAGAGGTGACTTGTGCGCCTCGTGGGATGCAGTGGATAGGTTGACCACTGTACGACACAATGAAATCAAGGCATCATTTGAGCGCAGTATCAACCTTGTAGAACATCGTTTCAAGTCGCCCATGTATACAAATATCAGGGGATTTGTGTCCAGAAAGGCCATGCAACTCATGGAAGATGAACAGAACAGAGTGATGCGTGATGGTTGTGGATGCGCATTCCAAGTTACCCATGGGCTTCCTTGTGCGTGTGCACTTCATAGTTATGATAGAATTCCGTATGAGGCAATCCATACTTTCTGGAAGATACTTGGTTGGGACCATGTACCCATTGGGAGTCAAGCCTCAAACCAAGGAGACCTCAAGTCAGAGATTGATGGCTTGACCGCTTATTTCAACACTTTGGATGTTGCGGGCCAAAGTATGCTAAGGAGGAAGGTAAAAGAGCTCTATTGTCCTTCTAGTAGTTCACTGTGTCCTCCTCAAGTGAAGATAAAGCCCAAGCGCTCGTCCAAGGCTATGGAGAGTAAACCACCTAGTCAACAAAAACCATCCTTACAACGTGATCCTTGTTATTGGGAACATGTTAACAATAGCCTCAAGCCAACACCTAACAAAGTCTCTTGTCCTCGAAGCAAGAAGTCTAAGAAGAGAAAGCAGTCCTCCACCAGCATATACTTGGATGATTTGCCATCTTTCTTCCATCAATATATAGAAAAAGTCATAGATGTTATTGCAGATGGTAATTGTGGTTATAGATCAGTTGCTGCATTGTTCAGACCCGACATAGGTCAAGACGGTTGGCCTTTGATTAGGGAAGAGTTGCTTGTAGAACTCTCAGAGAATACCGCTTACTATAGCAACATATTTGGTTATGAGAGGGTTCAGTCtctacaaaatcgtctcatcctTCCGATTGGTACAATTGCAACGGAAGACAAGTGGATGTCTCTACCGGAGATGGGGTACCTCATTGCTACGAGGTTGCAAGTTGTCTTCatctccatttcactaaaaGGTTGTTACACTTATCTGCCATTGAGAGGAGGCGCCCCACCGGAAGTACATCCCGTTATAGCAGTTGGTCACGTCACCAACCACTTTGTTCAG CTCAAGCTTAAGCCGGGACATCCTATGCCAACAATAGCTCCCCAATGGCCGTTTTTGGCCAAAGAACCCACCGACCAATGGATCTTCCCGTATGCGGCGCGTTTGGCTACATTTACGGCAGAATTGAATGCTTGGATTGATCCTACGGGTGGTCCTCAAGAGAATGTCTTTATAGACCTTGGAGAAGATTGA